TGTTGAAGGAAAACGCCGACAAGAGCAAGTACGCGATGGGCTTTGCGCTGCCCTGCAACGCCCCGGGCCTGTCGTTCCAGTGCCGCGAGCCCTTTGACCTTGGCCGCGACCCCGAAGACCACCCACTGGGCAGCCGCTTTGACGAGCAGGACGCCTTCGTGATCTTTGACGACGTGCTGGTGCCCTGGGAGCGCGTGTTCCTGCTGTACGACGTGGAACTGGCGAACAAGGCGTATGCCGGCACCGACGCCGTGCTGCACATGGCCTATCAGGTGGTGAACCTGAAGGTCGCCAAGACCGAAGCCTTCCTGGGTACCGCGCAGGCCATCGTGAACGCGATTGGCTCCGGGCAGTTCCAGCATGTGCAGAGCAAGGTCGCGGAAATCATCGTGACGCTGGAGATCATGAAGGCGCTGGAGGTGGCGGCGGTGGCCGGCGCCCAGCCCAACGGGTACGGCGTGATGACCCCCGCCCGTGGCCCGCTGGACGCCGCGCGCAACTACTACCCGGCGGTGTACGCCCGTCTGCCCGAACTGCTGCAGTTGCTGGGCGCGAGCGGCATCATCATGATGCCCAGCAAGGCCGACCGCGAGGGCCCGCTGGGCCCGCAGATTCAGAAGTACCTGCAGGCCGGGGCCGCCAGCGCCGACGAGCGCCTCAAACTCTTCCGCCTCGCCTGGGACATGTCCATGAGCAGCTTTGGCGGGCGTCAGAGCCTGTACGAGAAGTTCTTTTTCGGCGACCCGGTGCGCATGCACTCCGCGCTGTACGAGGTCTACAACAAGCAGCCCTACGTGGAGCGTATTCAGGCGTTCCTGAACCAGGCCGGCGCGCCCCAGGCGGTGGCCGCCGATGACTGACCTCTCCCCCCTTCGCCCCAATGTGGTCCGTATTGCCCACGCGGTGCTGACCGTACGCAGCCTGGAAGCCAGCCGCGAATTCTACGTGGACCTGCTGGGCATGAACGTGCTGCACGAGGAACCCGGGGCCCTGTACCTGCGCGGCGTGGAAGACCGTGAATGGACCCTGAAACTGGTGCAGGAGGACCACGCCCGCGTGCGTCACCTCGCCTACCGGGTGGCCGGCGAGGCCGACCTGGACGCCCTGGTGGCGCTGGCCGAGCGCCAGGGCCTGCCGTACCGCTGGGAAGAGGAACTGGACCGCCCGCGCCTGCTGCGGCTGCAGGACCCCTTTGGCATTCCGGTGGCCTTTTACCACGAAAGCCAGAAGCACCGCTGGCTGCTGCAGGACTACCACCTGCACCGGGGCCCGGGGCTGCAGCGCGTGGACCATGTGAACGTCATGGTGCCGGACGTGGAGCGCACCATGCGCTGGTACATGGACGAACTGGGCTTCCGCCTGTCGGAGTACACGGTGGACGAGCAGGAGCGCTACTGGGCCGCCTGGATTCAGCGCCGGGGTGGCGTGCACGACCTCGCCCTGACGAACGGCGCGGGCCCCCGGCTGCACCACTGGGCCTACTGGATGCCCGACATCACCGCCATTGTGCGCACCTGCGACATTCTGGCCGGCGCGCGCCAGCCCGAGCGCATTGAGCGCGGCCCAGGGCGCCACGGCGTGTCTAACGCCTTTTTCCTGTATATCCGCGACCCGGACGGCCACCGCATTGAGCTGTACACCAGCGACTACGTGACCGTGGACCCGGATTTCGAGCCCATCCGCTGGCTGCGTGACGACCCGCGCCGCCAGACCCTGTGGGGCGCCAAGACGCCGCGCAGCTGGTTTGAGGAGGCCTCGGACATGGAAGCCTTTGACGGCGGTGTGGTGCCGGCCGTGGCGGGCGACCTGACGGGCATTCCGGTGCATGTGATCTGAGGATGGGCCGAGTGCGCGGCGCGGCGGCGGGTGGGGTGAAAGCCGCCTGTCACCGCGCCGCGCCTCTATTCCAGCCGCTGTCCGTATCGGAGACTCATCCCGTTCGCCCCAGGGCCATTGAGGCTGTCTGCACTCAATGGCCTTTGCCCTCACTTCGGTTTCAGGATCACCGTTCGCACCGCCCTTTGCCCGTTCTGGATCGCCTGGGCCAGTACCCAGCCCTGGTCGTTCAGGGCGTAGGTCCCCTGGATGCGCCAGCCTTCCACCCGAATAGGGCGGTAGGTGCGCGTGGCGTGGGTGTAGATGAACTGATCGTCCAGATAGCCCACCAGCGCCTGCCCCTTCTCGTTCAGGTCCTGCGCAAACACGGCGTCGGTGCCAGCGGGGCGCTGCACCTGGGCGGGCTGCGCCGCATTCGCCGGCCACACGTAGAGCGTGGCGCCGTCGCCGGCCACGTCCTCGCCCAGAATCAGCCCGGCCTCGTTGATGAACTGGGGCTGCCACACCTTCCTGTCCACGTTGTACAGGCCTTCTGGGCGCTGCACGGCGCTGTCGGCCACCACCTGGCCGGCACGGTTCACGTCGTGGGCACCGCTCACCGGCAGGGGCTGGACAGCGCCTGTCGCCGCCTGCCACAGGTAGCTTTCTCCTGTATTCAGGTCGCTCGCCACCGCCGTCAGGTCAGGCGCGCAGTTCTGAATGAAAATGTTGGGGTCAGGGAGAGGCAGGGGGGTCAACCGGCCTCCGCTGAAGAAGAGGGGGAGCTGCTCGGAAAAGGTGTTCAGCACGAAGCGCCCATCGTCCGCCAGGCAGGTCCGGCCAACCGAGGAGGCCAGCTCGCCCGTTTTGAAGCTGGCGGGCAGGGGCAGGGCCCGGGGCGTTCCTCCGGTCCACAGGTGCAGCACGTCGGTGTCGTCGGCGCGGGCCTGGGCGCCCGGGTGCGCCACGAACAGGACGTGGCCTTTGTTGTTCAGGGCCAGGGCGAAGGCGTGCCGAAAACCGGCGGGCAGCGGCACCGCCTGCACCGTGAACGTGGCGCCGCTGCCCGGCGCAGTGCTGGCTTTCACGGTTTGGGGCCGGGGCGTGGGCATCGCTCCCGGCTGGGCCGCCCCCAGTGCGGCGCCCAGCAGGGCCGAGCCGAGCATCGCCAGCCGCAGGCGGGCAGGCGGAGTGGAAAGGGGCCGGCGCAGGTGGGGCGACATGCCTCTACCCTAGGCAGCGGGCGGGACAGCTGGGGGGACAGTTCCGCCCCCGGCCCGTGATCGAGGCGGATTCTCGCCGTGACGCCCACCTTTGAGCCGAGCCGTTGATGCCCTACCTGAACGCCCGCATTCCCACCTCCCCGCTTCACTTCATTCGTTCTCATAACTGATGGACCCACACCCAAGGAGCACCAATGACACCCGATCAGCGCTGTATTCCCGACGACCAGCTGGCCCTTCTGGCGCAGGAACTGGAGGCCGCCGAAGCCAGCGGCTCTCCCCTGCCGCCCTTCAGCGAGCGCTTTCCCGGCATGACCATTGCCGACGCCTACGCCGTGCAGCGCGCCTGGGTGGCGCACAAGGTGGCGAACGGGCGCCGCGTGACCGGCCACAAGATTGGCCTGACCTCGCGCGCCATGCAGATGGCCTCGCAGATCACCGAGCCCGATTACGGCGCCCTGCTGGACGACATGTTTTTCGAGCCCAACGGGGATATTCCCCTGTCGCGCTTTGTGGCGCCCAAGGTCGAGGTGGAACTGGCGTTTCTCCTCAAGAGCGATCTGGAAGGCCCAAACGTCACCGTGTTCGATGTGCTGCGCGCCACCGAGTACGTGACCCCCGCCGCCGAGATCATTGACGCGCGCATTCAGCGGGTCAGCCGCGTCACCGGCAAGCCCCGGAAGGTCACCGACACGATCAGCGACAACGCCGCCAATGCGGGCGTGATCGTGGGGGGCCGCGCCATGCGCCCCGACGACCTGGACCTGCGCTGGGCCGCCGCCCTGTGCATTCGCAACGGCGTCATTGAGGAAACCGGGGTAGCGGCGGGTGTGCTGGGGCACCCGGCGGCGGGCATTGCGTGGCTGGCCCAGCGGCTGGCCCCCCACGGCGAGGGCCTGAAAGCCGGCGAGCTGGTGCTGGCCGGTTCCTTTACCCGCCCAGTGGACATTGCCAGCGGCGACGTGTTCACCTTCGACTATGGCCCGCTGGGAAGCTTTTCCTGCCGTTTTGCTGGCGAAGCGCGGGGGCAGGCCCATGCCTGAGAACGCCTTCAAGACGGCCCTGGTGCGCGGTGACCGCCTCATTGGGCTGTGGCTGGCCCTGGCTGATCCCTACAGCGCCGAGCTGTGTGCCGGGGCGGGCTTCGACTGGCTGCTGATTGACGGCGAACACGCCCCCAATGACGTGCGTTCCACCCTGGCGGGCTTGCAGGCGGTGGCGCCCTACCCCACCCACGCCCTGGTGCGCCCGCCCATTGGCAGCGCCGTGCTGATCAAGCAGCTGCTGGACATTGGCGCCCAGACGCTGGTGGTGCCGATGGTAGACACCGCCGAGCAGGCCCGCGATCTGGTGGCCGCCACCCGCTACCCGCCGCGCGGCGTGCGGGGTGTGGGCGCGGCTCTGGCGCGCGCCAGTCGCTTTGGCCGCGACGCCGCTTACCTGAGGGCCGCCGATGAAGGCGTGTGCCTGATTGTGCAGGTGGAATCAGCGGCAGGGCTGGCGGCGCTGGACGAGATTGCGGCGGTGGACGGGGTGAATGGCGTGTTCATTGGCCCGGCTGATCTGGCGGCCAGCCTGGGGCACCTGGGGC
This window of the Deinococcus multiflagellatus genome carries:
- the hpaB gene encoding 4-hydroxyphenylacetate 3-monooxygenase, oxygenase component is translated as MGAITGQEFLDRLRQNPPTLYIDGQRVTDPTTHPATRNMAHSLAGLYDLQHQPELRDLLTFEENGQRYATSFMVPRTKEDLAKIGEAHRVRANYALGFLGRAPDYMNANVMAAGVGADYFGACSASVKGDPRRDFAANMRRYFEFVRENDLCLTHALTNPQVNRAKQASEMPDPYIALGVVEETEEGVIVRGARMMATLPIADEILVFPSTVLKENADKSKYAMGFALPCNAPGLSFQCREPFDLGRDPEDHPLGSRFDEQDAFVIFDDVLVPWERVFLLYDVELANKAYAGTDAVLHMAYQVVNLKVAKTEAFLGTAQAIVNAIGSGQFQHVQSKVAEIIVTLEIMKALEVAAVAGAQPNGYGVMTPARGPLDAARNYYPAVYARLPELLQLLGASGIIMMPSKADREGPLGPQIQKYLQAGAASADERLKLFRLAWDMSMSSFGGRQSLYEKFFFGDPVRMHSALYEVYNKQPYVERIQAFLNQAGAPQAVAADD
- the hpaI gene encoding 4-hydroxy-2-oxoheptanedioate aldolase; its protein translation is MPENAFKTALVRGDRLIGLWLALADPYSAELCAGAGFDWLLIDGEHAPNDVRSTLAGLQAVAPYPTHALVRPPIGSAVLIKQLLDIGAQTLVVPMVDTAEQARDLVAATRYPPRGVRGVGAALARASRFGRDAAYLRAADEGVCLIVQVESAAGLAALDEIAAVDGVNGVFIGPADLAASLGHLGQPGHPEVQVAIQQAAIRIRAAGKAAGILSTDEAVARTYLEWGYTFVAVGTDVTLLSRASSALASRFKA
- the hpaH gene encoding 2-oxo-hept-4-ene-1,7-dioate hydratase translates to MTPDQRCIPDDQLALLAQELEAAEASGSPLPPFSERFPGMTIADAYAVQRAWVAHKVANGRRVTGHKIGLTSRAMQMASQITEPDYGALLDDMFFEPNGDIPLSRFVAPKVEVELAFLLKSDLEGPNVTVFDVLRATEYVTPAAEIIDARIQRVSRVTGKPRKVTDTISDNAANAGVIVGGRAMRPDDLDLRWAAALCIRNGVIEETGVAAGVLGHPAAGIAWLAQRLAPHGEGLKAGELVLAGSFTRPVDIASGDVFTFDYGPLGSFSCRFAGEARGQAHA
- the hpaD gene encoding 3,4-dihydroxyphenylacetate 2,3-dioxygenase, with amino-acid sequence MTDLSPLRPNVVRIAHAVLTVRSLEASREFYVDLLGMNVLHEEPGALYLRGVEDREWTLKLVQEDHARVRHLAYRVAGEADLDALVALAERQGLPYRWEEELDRPRLLRLQDPFGIPVAFYHESQKHRWLLQDYHLHRGPGLQRVDHVNVMVPDVERTMRWYMDELGFRLSEYTVDEQERYWAAWIQRRGGVHDLALTNGAGPRLHHWAYWMPDITAIVRTCDILAGARQPERIERGPGRHGVSNAFFLYIRDPDGHRIELYTSDYVTVDPDFEPIRWLRDDPRRQTLWGAKTPRSWFEEASDMEAFDGGVVPAVAGDLTGIPVHVI